A stretch of Sulfurimonas xiamenensis DNA encodes these proteins:
- a CDS encoding ATP-binding protein, translated as MKKKVPILIKNRDIFISSKESILHQWASYISVKKILKIHDIEVEQFVNDYGKGVFDYFMGVISSEFEIGDCPTMHNFLDFLKDKDVRADELFDICSHFRKSMIDFSYDSNLNSKMLFDEISFMFDENFKGVLKYYTDTVFQKEQEIDRHVKLLSEYQKALDESAIISKTDKDGNITYVNDKFVQLSGYSAQELIGSKYSIFKHEDMPQEYFEDLWFQLENAGIFRGTIKNNKKNGDYFYVDVTIVKIVDAYDDSVEYISIANDVTKLIDARLEAQRASQAKEYFLSNMSHEIRTPLNAILGFVNLLIEQDTSKQHRKYLEIILNSGENLLSIINDILDFSKLRSGEFTIEPKVFSIHNEISHTLELFVASANSKDITITSFIDPNIPKELYADSLRIKQILSNFLSNAIKFTPVGGYINIEATCKDKILKVSVSDNGIGINKDDINHIFSAFTQAGQGEIEKLHGTGLGLSICHQLSEHMGGSVHVKSEIGHGSTFWVEIPVEIHNNECQIFTDMHELKKLKTVFYSKNAIKNYKIDSFFKYAKVFNLDIDIVDNLDTEYDIAILLDEHIDDKLKKTMLNSDKKFIILESRPSDKYEKYAHIICVCFPLYCSKIKAAFNELLNPYLLYSPHKNSNNLNFQGHILIAEDNEANQELIKILLNKYGLTYDLATNGLEAVNLYKKNNYDLILMDEQMPVMDGNKAVQEIIKYEKEKGLRHTPVSALTANVIKGAKERGLLSGFDSFLGKPIVMKDLERVFFNYLKVTKEDDTNLKQSAINSKIEGLNYEKLSQELMLNDDELIMLVELFLKKMSKQIPELEAAIKSKDYKKIALIAHSIKGSSGNFRLEEIQEQSEKIEKMAKAKDKKYDYESAFEKIKSRLAKIKIF; from the coding sequence ATGAAAAAAAAAGTACCGATTCTTATAAAAAATAGAGATATTTTTATATCTTCAAAAGAGAGTATTCTGCATCAATGGGCGTCATATATTTCTGTCAAAAAAATATTAAAAATTCATGATATAGAAGTAGAACAGTTTGTAAATGATTATGGTAAAGGCGTATTTGACTATTTTATGGGTGTAATATCCAGTGAATTTGAGATAGGCGATTGTCCTACGATGCATAACTTTTTAGATTTTTTAAAAGATAAAGATGTCAGAGCAGATGAGCTTTTTGATATATGCAGCCATTTTAGAAAATCAATGATTGATTTTTCATATGATTCTAATTTAAATTCAAAAATGCTCTTTGATGAAATATCTTTTATGTTCGATGAAAATTTTAAAGGGGTTTTAAAATACTACACAGATACAGTTTTTCAAAAAGAGCAAGAGATAGATCGGCATGTTAAACTTTTAAGTGAATATCAAAAAGCATTAGATGAGAGTGCTATTATTTCAAAAACGGATAAAGATGGCAATATAACTTATGTAAATGATAAATTTGTCCAACTAAGCGGATATAGCGCACAGGAGCTTATCGGCAGTAAATATAGTATTTTCAAACATGAAGATATGCCCCAAGAGTATTTTGAAGATTTATGGTTTCAGTTAGAAAATGCGGGTATTTTTAGAGGAACTATTAAAAATAATAAAAAAAACGGAGACTATTTTTATGTAGATGTAACAATTGTAAAAATAGTGGATGCCTATGATGATTCTGTTGAGTATATATCTATTGCGAACGATGTAACAAAACTAATCGATGCAAGACTTGAAGCTCAAAGAGCTTCTCAAGCAAAAGAGTATTTTTTATCCAATATGTCACATGAGATAAGAACACCGCTTAATGCAATTTTAGGTTTTGTAAATCTTTTAATAGAACAAGATACTTCAAAACAGCATAGAAAATATTTGGAAATTATTTTAAACAGCGGAGAAAATTTACTTAGCATTATTAATGATATTTTAGATTTTTCAAAACTTAGAAGCGGCGAGTTTACTATTGAACCAAAAGTATTTTCAATTCATAATGAAATCAGCCATACATTAGAACTTTTTGTAGCCTCTGCAAATTCTAAAGATATTACTATTACATCTTTTATAGATCCAAATATACCCAAAGAGTTATATGCCGATTCACTAAGAATTAAACAAATTTTATCTAATTTTTTAAGCAATGCTATAAAATTTACTCCGGTAGGGGGTTACATAAATATTGAAGCTACATGTAAAGATAAGATATTAAAAGTAAGTGTTAGCGACAATGGAATCGGCATAAATAAAGATGATATCAATCATATCTTTTCAGCTTTTACTCAAGCCGGACAGGGAGAGATAGAAAAGTTGCATGGAACCGGATTGGGATTGTCTATTTGTCATCAGCTCTCAGAGCATATGGGGGGAAGTGTTCATGTAAAATCCGAAATAGGACACGGGAGTACATTTTGGGTTGAGATTCCTGTTGAAATTCATAATAATGAGTGCCAAATTTTCACTGATATGCATGAATTGAAAAAATTAAAAACAGTGTTTTATTCAAAAAATGCTATAAAAAATTATAAAATAGATTCATTTTTTAAATATGCTAAAGTATTTAATCTTGATATAGATATTGTTGATAATCTTGACACAGAGTATGATATAGCAATACTTTTGGATGAGCATATCGATGATAAACTAAAAAAAACTATGCTAAACTCAGATAAAAAATTTATAATTCTTGAAAGCAGACCAAGTGATAAATATGAAAAATATGCACATATAATATGCGTGTGTTTTCCTCTTTATTGTTCAAAAATCAAAGCTGCTTTTAATGAATTGCTTAATCCATATTTACTATATTCTCCTCATAAAAATAGCAATAACTTAAATTTCCAAGGACATATTTTAATAGCCGAAGACAATGAAGCAAATCAGGAATTAATTAAAATTCTCTTAAACAAATATGGACTTACTTATGATTTGGCAACTAATGGCTTAGAGGCAGTAAATCTTTACAAAAAAAATAATTATGATCTTATTTTAATGGATGAACAGATGCCGGTGATGGATGGCAATAAAGCTGTTCAAGAGATTATAAAATATGAAAAAGAGAAGGGGCTTAGACACACGCCTGTATCTGCTTTAACGGCAAATGTTATTAAAGGGGCAAAAGAGCGTGGCTTATTGAGTGGGTTTGATTCATTTTTAGGAAAACCTATTGTGATGAAGGATCTAGAGAGAGTATTTTTTAATTATCTAAAAGTCACTAAAGAAGATGACACTAATTTAAAACAATCTGCTATAAACAGTAAGATAGAAGGATTAAATTATGAAAAATTGAGTCAAGAGCTTATGCTAAATGATGATGAATTAATTATGCTGGTAGAGCTTTTTTTAAAAAAAATGTCAAAGCAAATTCCTGAATTAGAAGCAGCAATTAAATCAAAAGATTATAAAAAGATAGCTCTTATTGCTCATAGTATAAAAGGTTCAAGTGGCAATTTTAGGCTTGAAGAGATACAGGAGCAGAGCGAGAAAATAGAAAAAATGGCTAAAGCTAAAGATAAAAAATATGATTATGAAAGTGCATTTGAAAAAATAAAAAGCAGATTAGCGAAAATAAAAATATTTTAA
- a CDS encoding radical SAM protein, protein MKTIFGPINSRRFGSSLGIDLSPALKQCNFDCLYCELAPSATTDIQKKVVEVSTIINELKEHLNDKIDVITITANGEPTLYPYLDELIDEINKIKGNAQTLILTNSATLVDNKIFNSLLKLDQVKLSLDAVSKNVFKRIDRPHAGIEIKDIVQKVIDFSKAFKGKLFIEILFVHGLNDTQDEIKKLNEVLLKLDVSRIDLGTIDRPPAYPVSGLSYKELHDASLLFDSSLPIHIASRVHAEPKKANYSNEDILNTLDKRPLTIDDINLLFDEESKKRLNNLLSNSKVVIKKVGNLEFFILNENEKRKRAK, encoded by the coding sequence GTGAAGACTATTTTTGGTCCCATAAACTCAAGAAGATTTGGTTCTTCTTTGGGTATAGATCTCTCCCCTGCTCTAAAACAGTGCAATTTTGACTGCCTATACTGCGAACTAGCTCCAAGTGCAACAACCGATATACAAAAAAAAGTAGTAGAAGTCTCTACGATAATTAACGAGTTAAAAGAGCATCTAAACGACAAAATAGATGTCATAACCATAACTGCAAACGGTGAACCGACTCTCTACCCTTATCTCGATGAACTTATTGATGAAATAAACAAAATCAAAGGCAATGCACAAACGCTTATCCTAACAAACAGCGCAACACTTGTTGATAATAAAATTTTCAATTCACTTCTAAAACTTGACCAAGTTAAACTCTCTCTTGATGCAGTAAGTAAAAATGTTTTTAAGAGAATAGACAGACCGCATGCAGGCATAGAGATAAAAGATATCGTTCAAAAAGTGATAGATTTCTCCAAGGCTTTCAAAGGAAAACTCTTCATAGAAATACTCTTTGTTCACGGTCTAAACGACACACAAGATGAGATAAAAAAACTAAACGAAGTTCTACTGAAACTTGATGTGAGCAGAATTGATTTAGGCACAATTGACAGACCACCTGCCTATCCTGTAAGCGGACTTAGCTACAAAGAGCTGCATGACGCTTCACTGCTATTTGACTCTTCTCTGCCCATCCATATAGCCTCAAGAGTTCATGCCGAACCAAAAAAAGCTAACTATAGTAACGAAGATATTTTAAATACACTAGATAAAAGACCTCTAACAATAGATGATATCAACCTGCTTTTTGATGAAGAGAGCAAAAAAAGGCTCAACAATCTGCTTTCAAACTCAAAAGTGGTTATAAAAAAAGTGGGAAATTTGGAATTTTTCATCCTAAATGAAAACGAAAAGCGAAAACGCGCAAAGTAG
- a CDS encoding peptide deformylase, translating into MIKEIITYPTPPSVQYATDVRVFNEEIFSLIEDIKDTIEANSLEALAAFQIGSYYNIVVVKKSNEKDFLELINPRIISNSGKVTTTETTAYFPGLSAEVTRYEKISIVYQDREGKQHSLKAEGDLSILLQRKIDYTFGSSFLNKLSKDEKKVFQKKLEFGSDIAISESCPTTFKRDFIIKIINIVMIAMAVLLTGSLFVNEEISQQLWQYQTYLFSSAIVLNVIYFFYAQYEGRKFTSCTSCQIGNIIGTTVISLIKLFVIILLSYFIM; encoded by the coding sequence ATGATTAAAGAGATAATTACTTACCCAACTCCGCCGAGTGTTCAATACGCAACGGATGTTAGAGTTTTTAATGAAGAGATTTTTTCTTTAATCGAGGATATAAAAGATACAATTGAGGCAAACTCTTTAGAGGCTCTTGCCGCTTTTCAAATAGGCAGTTATTATAATATAGTAGTTGTTAAAAAAAGTAATGAGAAAGATTTTTTAGAGTTAATAAATCCAAGAATAATAAGCAATAGCGGCAAAGTAACTACTACAGAAACAACAGCTTATTTTCCGGGATTAAGTGCAGAAGTTACAAGATATGAAAAGATAAGCATTGTATATCAAGATAGAGAGGGGAAGCAACACTCTTTAAAAGCTGAGGGGGATCTTAGTATTTTGCTTCAAAGAAAGATTGATTATACTTTTGGTTCAAGTTTTTTAAATAAACTCTCAAAAGATGAAAAAAAAGTATTTCAAAAAAAGCTAGAATTTGGAAGTGATATCGCTATCTCAGAGAGTTGCCCGACAACATTTAAGAGAGATTTTATAATTAAGATTATAAATATAGTAATGATTGCAATGGCAGTTTTGCTTACTGGTTCATTGTTTGTAAACGAGGAAATTTCTCAACAACTTTGGCAATATCAGACTTATCTCTTTTCTAGTGCGATAGTGCTTAATGTAATATATTTTTTCTATGCCCAATATGAAGGTAGAAAATTCACATCTTGTACTAGCTGCCAAATAGGAAATATAATCGGAACTACCGTGATATCTTTAATTAAGCTCTTTGTAATTATACTATTGTCTTATTTTATAATGTAA
- a CDS encoding NAD(P)/FAD-dependent oxidoreductase, which produces MARLVVLGGGISGHTAATFAAKWLGSSHEVVVVTPNSKWNWIPSNIWVGVGEMKKEEVTFELAPIYAKAGINYKQAKAVSINPEGDESNNKPFVTIEYTLDGREGEVENVEYDYLINATGPKLNFGATPGLGDANGLGEFTVSVCTADHATHANEEFQKCIEKMKKGERQKFLIGTGHGLCTCQGAAFEYIFNIEHELNKAGVRDMADLTWISNESFLGDFGVGGLHMKSMGYAVSSKIFAESLFTERNIDWLIGAHVNKVEKGKVHYELLDGSMGEEEFDFSMLIPPFAGVGLKAYGKDGSDITNTVFAPNGFMKVDANYNAGAYENWKASDWPKTYQNPTYNNMFACGIAFAPPHPISKPMSSPNGTPINPTPPRTGMPSGIIGKAVARSICDKILKGENAPLHEISMAHMGAACVASAGKGLFDGTAAAMTIYPVVPDFEKYPGTGRDTDYTFGEIGLAGHWIKHILHHVFIWKAKLKTGWTMIPE; this is translated from the coding sequence ATGGCAAGATTAGTTGTTCTTGGTGGAGGTATTTCTGGTCATACGGCTGCGACTTTCGCAGCAAAATGGTTAGGATCATCTCATGAAGTAGTTGTTGTTACTCCAAATTCAAAATGGAACTGGATTCCTTCAAATATTTGGGTAGGTGTTGGTGAAATGAAAAAAGAGGAGGTCACTTTTGAATTGGCTCCTATTTATGCAAAAGCCGGTATTAATTATAAACAAGCAAAGGCCGTCTCTATTAATCCAGAGGGTGATGAATCAAATAACAAGCCTTTTGTTACTATTGAGTATACGCTTGATGGGCGTGAAGGTGAAGTTGAGAATGTAGAGTATGATTATTTGATCAATGCTACAGGTCCAAAGCTCAATTTTGGTGCAACTCCGGGGCTTGGAGATGCTAACGGGTTGGGTGAATTTACCGTCTCTGTTTGTACAGCGGATCATGCAACACATGCAAATGAAGAGTTTCAAAAATGCATAGAGAAGATGAAAAAAGGTGAGCGTCAAAAGTTTTTAATCGGTACCGGACATGGTCTGTGTACTTGCCAAGGTGCTGCATTTGAATATATTTTTAATATTGAACATGAGTTAAATAAAGCCGGTGTTCGTGATATGGCTGATTTAACATGGATTTCAAATGAATCATTCCTTGGTGATTTCGGTGTCGGCGGATTACATATGAAGAGTATGGGATATGCAGTTAGTTCAAAAATTTTCGCTGAGTCACTTTTTACAGAGAGAAATATTGATTGGCTAATTGGTGCTCATGTAAATAAGGTGGAAAAAGGAAAAGTACACTATGAGCTGCTTGACGGTTCTATGGGAGAAGAGGAGTTTGACTTTTCAATGTTGATTCCTCCGTTTGCGGGTGTTGGTCTTAAAGCTTACGGCAAAGACGGTTCAGATATTACAAATACAGTTTTTGCTCCAAACGGTTTTATGAAAGTTGATGCTAATTATAATGCAGGTGCTTATGAAAACTGGAAAGCAAGTGATTGGCCGAAAACCTACCAAAATCCTACATATAACAATATGTTTGCCTGCGGTATAGCATTTGCGCCTCCGCACCCTATCTCTAAACCTATGAGTTCTCCAAATGGAACACCTATTAATCCTACACCTCCTCGTACGGGTATGCCATCTGGTATTATAGGCAAAGCAGTGGCGCGCAGTATCTGCGATAAAATATTAAAAGGTGAAAATGCACCTTTACATGAGATTTCTATGGCTCATATGGGTGCTGCTTGTGTCGCATCTGCAGGAAAAGGTCTTTTTGACGGAACTGCTGCTGCAATGACAATTTATCCTGTTGTTCCTGATTTTGAAAAATATCCGGGAACTGGTCGCGATACGGATTATACTTTTGGCGAGATTGGTCTTGCTGGTCACTGGATTAAACATATCCTTCATCATGTGTTTATTTGGAAGGCTAAGTTAAAAACCGGCTGGACGATGATCCCAGAATAA
- a CDS encoding DUF1007 family protein, with product MKYIVILSFLYTLLFSHPHVFVDVKFDIVINQNSSDMDVYWYFDEMTSNLLLMDFDQNRNNKLEKEEIAFLKQESFDNLKEFNYYISPHQKNKKLKFSEPQNFTAYIEGAKLVYKFSISTNIDLSIKELKIGCFDEENLTSFHLSEDIKIKINHENIDLSSVDSKLEDKDYYIADMLIVKWRGIK from the coding sequence ATGAAGTATATAGTTATTTTATCATTTTTATATACTCTATTATTTAGCCATCCTCATGTATTTGTAGATGTTAAATTTGATATAGTCATAAACCAAAATAGTTCAGATATGGATGTGTATTGGTATTTTGATGAGATGACTTCAAATCTTTTACTGATGGATTTTGATCAAAACAGAAATAATAAACTAGAGAAAGAAGAGATAGCTTTTTTAAAACAAGAATCATTTGACAACTTAAAAGAGTTCAACTACTATATCTCCCCGCATCAAAAAAACAAAAAATTAAAATTTTCAGAGCCGCAAAATTTCACAGCCTATATAGAAGGGGCTAAACTTGTATATAAATTCAGTATTTCAACGAATATAGATTTATCAATAAAAGAGCTTAAGATAGGCTGTTTTGATGAAGAAAATCTAACTTCTTTTCATCTTAGCGAAGATATAAAAATAAAAATTAACCATGAAAATATAGATCTTTCTTCTGTAGATTCTAAACTAGAAGACAAAGATTACTATATCGCAGATATGTTGATTGTCAAATGGAGAGGAATTAAATGA
- a CDS encoding response regulator transcription factor has translation MKRNSIIIVEDDEITALNLKLSLLKHDYDVIAVCSDAVQAKEKIDKYKPDVIIIDISLQEGDDGIRLAKTIKESYTIPFIYLTSYSDDEIISEAIKTEPYGYIVKPFDPSSLHATIQMAIFKFNMENKRFEEIDANKINEQNIEKLLYSKRESDKPIVNFGNGYSIDISKNHIFYNNEKIKLTKKESAILRLLVAKIGHIISFDQAIDYVWKERGATENSIRTLVWRLRNKLPTDIIKNASGIGYYIEK, from the coding sequence ATGAAAAGAAATTCTATTATTATTGTTGAAGATGATGAAATTACAGCACTGAATCTGAAATTATCTTTATTGAAACATGACTATGATGTTATTGCAGTGTGTAGTGATGCAGTTCAAGCAAAAGAAAAGATAGACAAATATAAGCCTGATGTAATTATTATTGATATCTCTCTTCAAGAGGGTGATGATGGAATTAGACTTGCTAAAACAATAAAAGAGTCTTACACAATTCCTTTTATATATTTGACATCTTACAGCGATGATGAGATAATATCTGAAGCAATTAAAACGGAGCCTTATGGCTATATAGTAAAACCTTTTGATCCATCTTCTCTCCATGCAACAATACAGATGGCAATTTTTAAATTTAATATGGAAAACAAAAGATTTGAAGAGATTGATGCCAATAAAATAAATGAACAAAACATAGAAAAACTGCTCTACTCAAAAAGAGAATCAGATAAACCTATTGTTAATTTTGGAAACGGTTACTCTATAGATATTTCTAAAAATCATATATTTTACAATAATGAAAAAATCAAACTTACAAAAAAAGAGAGTGCAATACTAAGACTTCTTGTTGCAAAAATTGGACATATTATTAGTTTTGACCAAGCTATTGATTATGTTTGGAAAGAACGCGGAGCAACAGAAAACAGTATCAGAACACTTGTTTGGCGGCTTAGAAACAAACTTCCGACAGACATTATAAAAAATGCCTCTGGAATTGGTTACTATATTGAAAAATAA
- the pepN gene encoding aminopeptidase N, with product MSEAKTIYLKDYKAPEFTVKTCDLVFELFEEYTQVTNLMQIVKMDKSAKDLVLDSVELELVEIHLNDVKLEEERYVVEKESLRVLDVEDEFKLIIINKIYPHRNSELEGLYKSGNIFCTQNEPEGFRRITPYIDRPDVMAVFKTTLVASREKYPVLLSNGNTESNFKLDDGRHGVTWSDPYPKPSYLFALVAGDLGVVKDKYITASGKYVRLNIYTDKGNESKCKHAMKSLKEAMQWDEEKYGREYDLSLYNIVAVDSFNMGAMENKGLNIFNSAYVLADEDTATDANFMGIQSVIAHEYFHNWTGNRITCRDWFQLTLKEGLTVFRDQCFSADLNSKEVQRIEDVKALRERQFVEDNSPMAHPIQPDSYMAINNFYTATVYEKGAEVIRMLHTLLGEQKYRKAMDLYFDTFDAQAVRTDDFLWAMSKAGEMNLEQFKRWYHQSGTPKLDVDEKFEDGTYTLTLIQKIPHAVDGSEQKPHFFPLKIGLLDESGKEILEKTLLISKEKEEFLFKTSFKPVLSINRDFSAPIIIDQKETHYGFLMKHDTNSFAKYEAAQLFGIQIIESLMQGNDINDEYVRAYGHILESDLDISYKALLLELPSISALMQRQNVVDFELIYDAIEKLQKHLASLYKEKLLEIYSKFHNPLCVDLDANSIGSRSIKNRCLKLLSSLKSNEMAVMANEQYSNSLTMTDKVAALDILENISSEYSAVAFKHFHDKYRQNTLVMNKYFSLLAASHREGTLERVIALQKDAAYNELVPNLVRSLVGTFTRNYKYFHAKDGSGYKFVADKIIDIDKINPQMASSLAGAFKIYKKLNVQNKKMMKVELERVVSTHSLSKNVYEIVSKIIKNQ from the coding sequence ATGAGCGAAGCAAAAACAATTTATCTAAAAGATTATAAAGCACCGGAGTTTACTGTAAAAACATGCGATTTGGTTTTTGAACTCTTTGAAGAGTATACGCAGGTTACAAATCTTATGCAGATTGTAAAAATGGATAAAAGTGCTAAAGACTTGGTGTTAGACAGTGTTGAATTAGAATTGGTCGAGATTCATTTAAATGATGTAAAACTTGAAGAGGAGAGATATGTTGTTGAAAAAGAGAGTTTAAGAGTTTTAGATGTGGAAGATGAGTTTAAACTTATCATTATTAATAAAATTTATCCGCATCGAAACAGTGAACTTGAAGGACTCTATAAATCTGGCAACATTTTTTGTACACAAAATGAACCTGAGGGCTTTAGAAGAATAACTCCTTATATAGATCGCCCTGATGTAATGGCGGTGTTTAAAACTACGCTGGTGGCTTCAAGAGAAAAGTATCCGGTACTTCTTAGCAACGGAAATACTGAATCAAACTTTAAACTTGATGACGGAAGACATGGCGTTACATGGAGTGATCCATATCCAAAACCCTCCTATCTTTTTGCTTTGGTAGCAGGAGATTTGGGTGTTGTAAAAGATAAGTATATTACTGCAAGCGGGAAATATGTAAGATTAAATATTTACACTGACAAAGGGAATGAATCCAAATGCAAACATGCTATGAAATCTTTAAAAGAAGCGATGCAGTGGGATGAAGAAAAATATGGCAGAGAGTATGATTTGAGCCTTTACAATATTGTTGCGGTTGATAGTTTCAATATGGGAGCAATGGAGAACAAAGGACTTAATATTTTTAACTCTGCTTATGTTTTAGCGGATGAAGATACGGCTACTGATGCCAACTTTATGGGTATTCAAAGTGTTATTGCGCATGAGTATTTTCACAACTGGACGGGAAATAGAATTACATGCAGGGATTGGTTCCAATTAACTCTAAAAGAGGGGCTTACAGTATTTCGCGACCAATGCTTTTCTGCAGATTTAAACTCAAAAGAGGTGCAGCGCATAGAGGATGTAAAAGCTCTTAGAGAGCGACAGTTTGTTGAGGATAACTCTCCGATGGCGCATCCGATTCAGCCTGATTCTTACATGGCGATAAATAACTTTTATACGGCAACTGTATATGAAAAGGGCGCTGAGGTTATCCGCATGCTGCATACTCTTTTAGGAGAGCAAAAATACCGTAAAGCAATGGATCTCTATTTTGATACATTTGATGCTCAGGCTGTACGCACAGATGATTTTTTATGGGCGATGAGTAAAGCCGGCGAGATGAATCTCGAACAGTTTAAGAGATGGTACCATCAGTCAGGCACGCCAAAGTTGGATGTAGATGAAAAATTTGAAGACGGTACTTATACTCTTACTCTTATACAGAAAATACCTCATGCAGTAGATGGCAGTGAGCAGAAACCACACTTTTTTCCTTTAAAGATTGGACTTTTGGATGAGAGCGGAAAAGAGATTTTAGAAAAAACGCTTCTTATCTCAAAAGAGAAAGAGGAGTTTCTATTTAAAACCTCTTTTAAGCCCGTTTTGTCTATAAATAGAGACTTCTCTGCCCCTATTATTATTGATCAAAAAGAGACTCATTATGGATTTTTGATGAAGCATGATACAAATAGTTTTGCCAAGTATGAAGCAGCGCAATTGTTTGGTATCCAAATTATAGAATCTCTTATGCAAGGCAATGATATAAATGATGAGTATGTAAGAGCTTATGGGCATATTTTAGAGAGTGATTTAGATATTTCTTATAAAGCTCTGTTGCTTGAGCTCCCAAGTATATCTGCGCTGATGCAGAGACAAAATGTTGTTGATTTTGAACTTATTTATGATGCGATAGAGAAGCTTCAAAAACATTTGGCGTCACTTTATAAAGAGAAACTTTTAGAGATATATAGTAAATTTCATAATCCTTTATGCGTAGATCTTGATGCAAATAGCATAGGGAGCAGAAGTATAAAAAATCGTTGTTTAAAACTTCTCTCGTCACTAAAGAGTAATGAAATGGCAGTGATGGCAAATGAGCAGTACAGCAATTCACTAACTATGACAGACAAAGTTGCAGCACTTGATATTTTAGAAAATATATCGTCTGAGTATTCTGCTGTTGCATTTAAGCATTTTCACGACAAATATAGACAAAATACACTTGTTATGAATAAATATTTCTCTCTTTTAGCGGCTTCTCATAGAGAGGGTACCTTAGAGCGTGTAATCGCGCTTCAAAAGGATGCGGCATACAATGAACTTGTGCCAAACTTGGTTCGCTCTCTTGTTGGAACATTTACTCGAAACTATAAATATTTTCATGCAAAAGATGGAAGCGGATATAAATTTGTAGCAGATAAAATTATAGATATAGATAAAATAAATCCGCAGATGGCTTCATCTCTTGCCGGAGCATTTAAAATCTATAAAAAATTAAATGTTCAAAACAAAAAAATGATGAAAGTAGAGTTAGAGCGTGTAGTTTCTACACACTCTCTTTCAAAAAATGTTTATGAAATTGTAAGTAAAATTATAAAAAATCAATAA
- a CDS encoding nickel/cobalt transporter, giving the protein MSEIWGKFIYEINSYQKILNTNIASSFKQVDEAGIYGSLTIIAIAFVYGIVHAAGPGHGKAIVASYFLSQGRRLISAFKMGYLVSTIHALSALILTFLIYYLVDGLFSRTFNQSVDIMYKVSGIFIIFVGLYLIYELKKEWNTYEKIEKTKDKKSYIVALSVGIVPCPGVMTVLFFSLMMGHLVTGILATIAMSIGMGLTISLTGALAIKSSHIAKNNSIIIKILQVLSPFLVLCIGVFLVL; this is encoded by the coding sequence ATGAGTGAAATTTGGGGAAAATTTATTTATGAGATAAATAGTTATCAAAAAATATTAAATACAAATATAGCATCCTCTTTTAAACAGGTAGATGAAGCAGGTATTTATGGCTCACTCACCATTATAGCTATTGCTTTTGTTTATGGCATAGTTCATGCGGCCGGACCTGGTCATGGCAAAGCAATAGTAGCTTCATATTTTTTATCTCAAGGCAGAAGGCTTATAAGCGCTTTTAAAATGGGCTATCTTGTTTCAACAATTCATGCTTTATCAGCTTTAATCCTAACATTTTTAATCTACTATTTGGTAGATGGTCTCTTTTCTAGAACATTCAACCAAAGTGTGGATATTATGTATAAAGTTTCCGGAATATTTATTATTTTTGTCGGACTTTATTTAATCTATGAATTAAAAAAAGAGTGGAATACTTATGAAAAAATAGAAAAAACAAAAGATAAAAAGTCATATATTGTAGCGCTCTCAGTCGGCATAGTTCCCTGCCCCGGAGTTATGACTGTTCTTTTTTTCTCTTTAATGATGGGACATCTTGTAACCGGTATTTTGGCGACCATAGCCATGAGTATAGGAATGGGGCTTACTATATCGCTCACAGGAGCTTTAGCCATCAAAAGTTCTCATATAGCAAAAAACAATTCAATTATTATCAAGATACTTCAAGTATTATCTCCTTTTTTGGTACTCTGCATAGGAGTGTTCCTTGTTTTGTAA